The genomic interval GAGGTGTAAAGtagcagaaaaataaagtacCTCAAACCTTTACTTAAATCTAGTACTTGAATAAACATATTACATTCCTCCACTGGTCATAATAaactttaaattaatatttttggtGTTAAATAGATACAGCCTACGCCTGTCCTCTTTTTCCAATTTTTAGTTCGCACCTTTGGATTGTTAAATTTCTCATCACAGATCAAACCCCACACCTTAGTTGTCTCAGGACGAATCTGTCCCCTCTGTCCTCCCAGCACGGGCTTCGGTTTTGACGTAGAGATCAGGTGACTCATACTTCTTATAAGGGAAGTTTAACAAGTTTGACTCAGTCTCCCTCCTGGTCCCAAACTTGGATTCCAACATCGCCAGAGAGTGATTTGTTCAAGTGGCGGAGAAAGTCCCTCTGGgccctcttccttctctctgcaaCTTTCCAGGTAAGTAAAAGCCGCTTTCTCTTGGATTGGTAAAGAAGAAACTTTTCTTTCCCCCCGTTCTCCCGGGTGGAAATGCTCCGGTGCGCCTCAGACTCCATACAGTGCAACTTATAAAGTTAAAGAGATCTCCCTACACTTTTTGGAAAAAGCGCTCCGTGTGTCTGGTTtatacactttttaaaaaagttaattGTCCTTCAGTGTTTAGAAAGACAACTCGAGGCTCACATATAGAGGAAGGAATATATGGTCAGCGATAGAGAAACGATAGAGAAATGTATTGGTGTAATTTCTGCTTcattcataaaatgaaaaattaaatccTGAAACAGGTTAGGCACAGTTTTTCCCCCTGTGCTGTTGTGATTTATGTTATAACGTGAGCCACTGATCGTCCTCTGGACTTTCAACGAAAGGAAAGTTCTGTTATATATTTAAGGCGTTCTGCTTCTCCCAGAGCCCAGTGACCACTCTGCTTAAAAACTTTGCTCAGTTGCCCCGTGACACCAGGAAACTTCCAAACTGGAATGCTCAGTAATGTGGAGAGTTTTCATTGATGTCCGGTGACTTCTCATTGAAAACCACATTACAGAGTTTTCAGTAAGATTTGAGAGGTCTGCTGAGTGGGTCATTGTGTTGGAGTCTATTGTTCTTCTGTGTCTTGTTCATTTCCACCAAGCAAACTCACTCAAGTAGAAAGTGGCGGGATATTctttattaacaacaacaaaaacttaatTAATTTGCTGAAGTTCTTATAACCTTTTTTATGCTTGATGTTTTACTCTCTGAAGGCTGAAGATGCACAAAGTGTTGGTGTGACAGTATGTCCTGTATATTTTGAAGGTCATGGGAAACAATATATATAGTTTAAGAGAAGTGAGAGCACATGCAGTTAGTCTGGCACCATGTGGGTTAGACTGGAGGTTCCTATCCACATAAATGTCCTTATGAAAGGCATAGCAAGTCCCTGGTCTGTGAAGTAAATGTCTTCATGTGTATCAGGCTTTTCTTCTCTGCCTCACAAAATCTGCTCTAACCTTGTAACAGCTATTCATAGCTATTTTCATCTCAGAGTGGGGAAAGAGACCCAGTCTATAAACCTTCATCAGATTCCTGATAAGTTTTAATGTTGAGCTGCGAAGGTGAGAATCAAACTGGGTTTAATTAAACTGTGGTTTATTATGATTATGGTTAAAATCACGCTGATCTGTGCTTATTTTTTTGAGGACCCACTCACATCCATTTAAAGACTCCTAGAACCCATTAATGACCTCGTCTTTGATATTTGTGCTGAATATAACGGATTTATGGAATTCATAAGTTGTTGCATGGTGTGTTTTGTTAGGTCACAATATTGACTACCTGGCCACAATATCTCAgcaattattttctgttgttctgGAGCTTTGAGATTCTTGTATTAACACTGCTTCTGCAGCAGACGGTCATAGTTAATTTTGACCAAGCAGGGCACTAGTTTTCAGGGGACAAGCCCAGATGACATCAGTCCTGTAGAGTAAACTGGTCACTGGTCtgtgttttaactttaactgtGAATCCATTTTAATTGTAGTAAGATGAAAGCAGGACACTGCGGACAGCCAGTCTGTTGAAACTGAATTGTGTCACACTGGTCAAAAGGAACTCAGCTGAGGCCATACTTTTGTTAATGGGCTGATTTTCCCACAGGAAATGTTCTGTAGATCTGCAGGGCTTCTCCATAAGCACTGAGAAAAGAAGCTCACCACAGGCCTTACTGAGCAGATTTAGCTGCAGTGACTGTTCTGCCACACACACTTATCAGATTGGGTACACAATCATGCAGCATCGTGGCTTCTCTCCAGCAACCTCATTTTGAACAGCTTGGCGAAGACAACAGCATTCAGTAGATTTTCTGGTGTTGTCTGAAACCTTTTTGCATTTCTGCTCAGCAGCTTGGTCTGCTGATGATCTGGTTTCATGTCTGCTTGCAACTGAGTTTAAAACTTTGGTAATTTAAGCAGATAAAtttgtgtctgtacagtaaGAATAGGAGTAGACTAAAAGAAGTTTTTTAACATGTATACTCTGACAGTGAATTTTCTAAATAGGCCTAAAAGCTGTTCAGACGATAAATAGCAGGTACTCTCATCTGACATAGTTTTAAGGCTTGAGATGTAGTGCAGCAGAAAAGTCCTGTAGGTGGAACCCTCTCTTGTGACAGAAatgtgggtttttattttttgaggagTGCTGACCAGGTTGATGACTGTGCTTGAGGCTTAGAGAAGCCTGTCTTTAAGATGGTCTGTGTTGCACAAGGGATTTAAATATTCACAGCAACAGcgtttgttattttttcctccacaaCCCTAATTTACCCATCATTCTTTACTGTAGGGGTTAACAAAGAATTGCCATTTGTCCATGATTTCATCTTCTTGCTGATGTGATGAATTTGATGGGATTTAGGGTTTCTTCAACTTACTTCAAACAGTTCAATCTAAAGAACTTTTTAAGAACTTTTGATGGCTACTCAAAGTTCCATTTCACATCCTTGCCTTGATTTAAAGGACAATGTTGCATAAACtgactaaaatgtgttttctgtccctgCTCTCAGAAATAGGATTAGCTTGGAATATCTAGTTTTGTCTCCTCTACTAACGATTGTGTTAAATCATGTAATGCTGCCAAAAATACCAACTGTCAAGAATGCTAAATATGTCAAATCTTCCCATAAAACTAAAAGTACTATTTGGAGCTTACATAGGTTACAATATATTGAAGGTGTTTAAACCAGGATATGTTTTAATGGTTGATACTGTGTGTATTATTGCCAGTTTAACAGTGCCCTTTACCTTTACTTTCACCAGCTAACACTCCCTGAGAATGGGTGACTGGAGCGCTCTGGGTCGTCTGCTGGACAAGGTCCAGGCCTACTCTACTGCTGGGGGGAAGGTCTGGCTGTCAgtcctcttcatcttcaggATCCTGGTCCTGGGTACTGCAGTGGAATCAGCCTGGGGAGATGAGCAGTCTGCCTTCAGATGTAACACCCTGCAACCTGGTTGTGACAATGTCTGCTATGACAAATCCTTCCCCATCTCCCATGTGCGTCTCTGGGTTCTCCAGATCATCTTTGTGTCAACGCCGACACTCCTCTACCTGGCTCATGTTTTCTATCTGAACAGAAAGGAACAGAAACTcaacaggaaggaggaggagcttaAAGCTGTACAAAATGATGGAGGAGATGTTGACATCCCACTGAAGAAAATTGAGATGAAAAAGCTAAAGTATGGTATTGAGGAGCATGGCAAAGTGAAGATGAAGGGTGCTCTGCTCAGAACCTATATAGTCAGTATATTCTTCAAGTCTATGTTTGAGGTGGGCTTCCTGGTCATCCAGTGGTACATGTATGgtttcagtctgtctgcagtCTACACCTGTGAGAGGTCTCCATGCCCACAGAAGGTGGAGTGTTTCCTGTCCCGACCTACAGAGAAGACCGTTTTCATCATCTTTATGCTGGTGGTCTCACTGGTGTCCCTGCTGCTCAACATTATCGAGCTTTTCTATGTGTTTTTTAAGAGGATCAAAGATCGTGTGAAGGGCAAACAGCAGCCCACTCTCTACCCCAGTGGAGGCACCTTGAGTCCCACTCCTAAAGAACTGTCCACCACCAAGTACGCCTACTATAATGGCTGTTCCTCCCCGACTGCCCCACTGTCACCCATGTCCCCCCCAGGCTACAAGCTAGCCACAGGGGAGCGGGGAACTGGCTCATGCCGTAATTACAATAAGCAGGCCAATGAGCAGAACTGGGCCAACTACTCCACGGAGCAGAACCGGCTCGGCCAGAATGGTGGAGGAAGCACTATTTCAAACTCCCATGCACAAGCCTTCGACTTCCCCGATGACACCCACGAGCATAAGAAACTGTCCTCATCGGCAGGACATGAGCTGCAGCCGTTGGCGTTGATGGATGCCCGGCCCTGTAGCCGTGCCAGCAGCCGGATGAGCAGCCGAGCCAGGCCAGATGAC from Lates calcarifer isolate ASB-BC8 linkage group LG7_1, TLL_Latcal_v3, whole genome shotgun sequence carries:
- the gja1b gene encoding gap junction alpha-1 protein, encoding MGDWSALGRLLDKVQAYSTAGGKVWLSVLFIFRILVLGTAVESAWGDEQSAFRCNTLQPGCDNVCYDKSFPISHVRLWVLQIIFVSTPTLLYLAHVFYLNRKEQKLNRKEEELKAVQNDGGDVDIPLKKIEMKKLKYGIEEHGKVKMKGALLRTYIVSIFFKSMFEVGFLVIQWYMYGFSLSAVYTCERSPCPQKVECFLSRPTEKTVFIIFMLVVSLVSLLLNIIELFYVFFKRIKDRVKGKQQPTLYPSGGTLSPTPKELSTTKYAYYNGCSSPTAPLSPMSPPGYKLATGERGTGSCRNYNKQANEQNWANYSTEQNRLGQNGGGSTISNSHAQAFDFPDDTHEHKKLSSSAGHELQPLALMDARPCSRASSRMSSRARPDDLDV